The Lacipirellula parvula genome window below encodes:
- a CDS encoding signal peptidase II, giving the protein MDVRSPLPWTRHLLFWSLALGGLAIDLWSKHYMFSQPDLLAHDVRWVWTGHAGFQLSLNEGALFGMGYGKVWIFAIAAIAAAIAIPVWLFILGAARDRSVTIALGCIFGGVVGNLYDRLGLPGLLWSDWDPARTGSVHAVRDFILVVRRWPPQGQFDVWPNFNIADALLVCGAIALFLLSWKRPATADQPEAAVTN; this is encoded by the coding sequence ATGGACGTGCGATCTCCGCTTCCGTGGACCCGCCACCTGCTTTTCTGGTCGCTGGCGCTCGGCGGTTTGGCCATCGACCTCTGGTCGAAGCACTACATGTTCAGCCAGCCGGATTTGCTGGCTCACGACGTCCGTTGGGTCTGGACGGGGCATGCCGGGTTTCAGCTAAGCTTGAACGAGGGCGCCCTGTTCGGCATGGGTTATGGCAAAGTCTGGATCTTCGCCATCGCGGCCATTGCTGCTGCGATCGCGATTCCGGTGTGGCTGTTCATTCTTGGCGCCGCGCGCGATCGATCTGTCACGATCGCACTCGGCTGCATCTTCGGCGGCGTCGTCGGCAATCTCTACGATCGCCTTGGGTTGCCGGGGCTTCTATGGTCGGACTGGGATCCCGCGCGTACAGGATCTGTACACGCCGTGCGCGACTTCATCCTCGTGGTGCGGCGTTGGCCGCCGCAGGGGCAGTTCGACGTGTGGCCCAACTTCAACATCGCCGATGCGCTGCTCGTCTGCGGCGCGATCGCACTATTCCTCCTCTCGTGGAAGCGGCCCGCCACAGCGGATCAGCCGGAAGCGGCGGTGACAAACTGA